The proteins below are encoded in one region of Lactuca sativa cultivar Salinas chromosome 3, Lsat_Salinas_v11, whole genome shotgun sequence:
- the LOC128132744 gene encoding serine/threonine-protein phosphatase 4 regulatory subunit 2-like, which yields MEAEGGKNRRRRKKKIRKREGAEMGISKTDKLAGFHLPGDPYFPNEGNAGWLEAKPEDMIEEDPEEDAEEDPEEEEEEVEEEEEEDEEEGPEVYDPLPAHAPARDYPGPTPQWGTNLRFWSQEQGQPHPYGNEKGFYNLDRGGSADRALPVIIHHIARHDQRIRASTNQIMEVGATAEVTTARFRCLDQDHDQTRNRTEVLQQEAAIARSEVREYRKRQAAIERRMIEMECQAVEDREEIRAMRALIAALQGPPDATRLE from the exons ATGGAGGCGGAGGGAGGGAAgaacagaagaagaagaaagaagaaaatacGGAAGAGAgaagg TGCAGAAATG ggaatcagtaaaacAG ACAAACTGGCGGGATTCCACCTACCTGGAGACCCTTATTTCCCTAATGAGGGCAACGCTGGATGGCTCGAGGCAAAACCCGAGGATATGATTGAGGAGGATCCTGAAGAAGACGCTGAAGAGGATccggaggaagaagaagaagaagtagaagaagaggaggaagaagaCGAAGAAGAGGGCCCCGAGGTATATGACCCACTCCCTGCACATGCTCCTGCACGGGACTATCCAGGACCGACACCCCAATGGGGGACGAACTTAAGATTTTGGAGCCAGGAACAAGGCCAACCCCACCCATACGGAAACGAAAAAGGTTTCTACAACCTCGACAGGGGAGGCTCGGCCGACAGAGCCCTCCCTGTCATTATTCACCACATCGCTCGCCACGATCAGCGGATCCGGGCATCCACCAACCAGATTATGGAGGTTGGTGCGACTGCAGAAGTCACAACAGCCCGCTTTCGGTGCTTGGACCAGGATCACGACCAAACTAGGAATCGCACTGAGGTCCTGCAACAGGAAGCTGCCATCGCCCGGAGCGAAGTTCGAGAGTATCGGAAGCGTCAGGCCGCAATTGAGAGGCGAATGATTGAAATGGAGTGCCAGGCAGTCGAGGATAGGGAGGAGATCAGGGCAATGCGGGCACTCATAGCCGCCTTGCAGGGACCACCGGATGCCACCCGCCTCGAGTAG